DNA sequence from the Candidatus Kryptoniota bacterium genome:
CTGCTCAGGGGAATCCTCAGCGGTAGAATTGGCGCCGCTCATCTCGAAGATCCCGCCTTCAAGGAAGTTCTCGATTATTGCTTCAACTGCAAGTTGTGCCTGACCGAATGTCCGACGGCGATCGATATACCGGGCATTGTCGTGGAGGCAAAGACGATCTTTCACGAACGCGTTGGGGGATCCGCGCAGGATAGGTTCATTAATATGCTTCCCGCAATGTCGGCTGCGGCGTCCGTGACCCCGACGTTCGCGAGCATAGCTGCCAACCTGAAATCGATCAGGAAACCGATCGAACGCCTCTTTGGAATTGACAGCCGGCGAACTCTCCCGATATTTCACAAGCCGCTGTACAAGCGATTCGGCGTAAACCGGAGCAGCACAAACGCACAGGCCAAGGTAATATACTTCTCGGGGTGTTTCGCCAATTTCAACGACGTGTCCGGCGAAGGACTCGCGACAATTGAAGTACTCAGACGAAACAACATCGACGTCAGGATCCTAGACTCTCTCCGGTGCTGCGGAATTGCAAAGTTCACAACCGGAAGCAGGAACGAAAATTTCGACGACGCATCCTGGAACGTCGGACAACTATCGAAATATGTCGACGATGGATTCGACATTGTCGTCTCGGCACCAAGCTGCGGGCTCGCACTGAAAGATGACTATCCCCAATTTCTCGCAACGACGGAGTCGAGGAATGTATCGTCACACGTCTTTGAACTTTCCGAATATCTTATGCGGCTCTCACGATCGGGAAAGTTGAACAAGAACTTCGGACCCGTGGAATCGCGCGTCACCTACCATAATCCCTGCCATTCAATTCCATTGGGTGTGAGAAATCAACCGATCGAACTGATGAAACTAATTCCCGGTCTTGAAGTCGTTGAACTTCGTGAGGACACTTGCTGCGGCATGGCAGGCACCTTCGGATTAAAGAAACAATTCTTCGATCTATCGATGAAGGTCGGATCGAACCTATTCGCACAGATCGAAGAAGCTAAAGTCGATACTGTAGTAACGACGTGCGGTACCTGCAATATACAGATCAAGCAGGGGGCAAACACCAACGTGACCCACCTTGCCGAAATCATGTTTCAATCATACAGGAACTTCTCAGGACCAGTGACTCGCCAACCTTCAAGTGCTCAAATCGAAGCGGCTGCACAACAGAAAACTCCCTCCGACAAAGAGGCCGAAGCATTATTGGAATGATTCTTCTCCTCTTCAGGGAGAGTGAATCAGACCCGAACTCACACGCATCTCCGGTACGTCCCCATTTTGCTTGCCGGATGCTTCAAGGACATTGCGGCTTCCTGATGCCCCATTGTGGGACTTGATTTCCCCGCCTGCGCAGCTAACACCCTAAAATTGTCCGTTTCCAGAGGGCACAGAAGTTGTATTTATAAATACAGGTATGCAAAAAACGGGCAAGAGCACTCCCCCACTCTCCATCAGCGAAGCTGCTGAGAAGCTGAAGGTCTCTGTTGAGACCATCAGGCTGTACGAACGAAAAGGACTGATCCTGATTCCGAAGACTGAAGGGAATCAGAGATTCTTCTCAGAATCGGATATCGAACGGATCAGATGCATTCGGAAAGCAATCAATGATCACAAGATTTCAATCGAAGGCATCAGGCGGATTCAGTCTCTTGTGCCATGCTGGGAGCATGTGGGTTGCACCACCGAGCAGAGAGAGAGGTGTCCCGCATACTTTCGTACCGATGCCGGGTGCTGGACTTACTCCAAGGAAACATCCGACAAAACAATTCAGAACAAGTGCTCCGGTCGAAATTGCCGCGAATGTAAGGTGTATCAACTTTCGGGCGATTGCGAGAAGATTAAATCCCTGATTCATCACAATGGCTTATCTCAATCTAATCCAAAAGAGGAATGAGGATAACTGGCTATGAAGAAAATCTTTCTCCCTCTATTCGTAATCCTGGTCTTCGCTGGAATAATCGTGACGGCGCTTCACAAGAACAGTACCGATGTGCCGCCTTTGACTGTCTTGAAGGATAGGTACAGTCTTAAGGTTTCGCCGTCTGTCGACCATTCGTTGTACCAGGAACTAAGAAAAAAATTTCGCCGCCCTCAGGAAGTCACGGCGGCGTGCATCAAATGTCATAACGGTCGCGCGGATGAAGTGATGCGATCCACGCACTGGAATTGGGAGCGCATCGAGTATATCGAAGGCAAAGGTATACGTGCGCTCGGCAAAAAAAATGTCCTGAATAATTTCTGCATCGGAATATCGGGGAATCAGCAAAGCTGCGACAGATGCCACATCGGCTACGGTTACGCGGACAACACATTCAACTTCAAGGATTCTCTTAACGTGGATTGCCTTGCATGCCACGACAACAGTGGGACATACTCGAAGGGAATCAGCGCGGCAGGTATGCCGGACACCTCCGTAAATCTGACTTACGTCGCGGAACACGTGGGAAAACCGACGCGGACAAATTGCGGTACTTGCCATTTCTTCGGCGGCGGCGGAAACAATGTGAAGCATGGTGATCTGGAAGAAAGTATGTTCGATCCGGATCGCGACGTCGACGTTCATATGGCAACGGACGGCGTCGACATGCAATGCGTCGATTGTCATACCGCCCAAAAGCATCAGATGCTCGGCAAAATGTACTCGGTCTCTTCGATGAACAGAAACAGGGTGCAGTGCGAAACCTGTCATACATCGATGCCTCACACCGACGATGTATTGAACGAGCACACTCTAAAAGTCGCGTGCCAGACGTGTCACATCCCAGTGTTCGCAAAGGTCAATCCTACGAAGCTTTACTGGGACTGGTCGACGGCAGGCAAGCTCGAAAACGGTCAACCGTTCGAATTGAAAGATTCTTCCGGCACAGACATCTATATGTCGATCAAAGGCTCGTTCAAATGGGGAAAGATGGTAAAGCCCGACTACGTATGGTTCAACGGAACGGCATCGCATTATCTTCTCGGCGACACTTTCGACCCTTCGAAACCGGTGGAGATAAACAAGCTTTACGGAAGTTATGATGATCCTGATTCGAAGATTTATCCCGTAAAGATTCACAGGTCAAATCAGATTTATGATACGGGATTCGATTACCTCATTCAACCGAAGACCTTCTCCGCAAAGAAGGGTGACGGCGGATACTGGGGCGATTTCAACTGGCAGCGCGCCGCGGAGGAAGGGATGAAGCAGGTCAATCTTCCGTACAGCGGTCGCTATGGTTTTGTCCAGACTGAAATGTACTGGCCTGTGAACCACATGGTTTCCCCGAAAGAGCAGGCGGTACAATGCTCCGAGTGCCATACGCGTGACAATGGGAGACTCGCTAACCTCAGCGGCTTCTACATCCCCGGCAGGGATTACAATCCTTGGGTTGAAGGACTTGGCGGCGGCCTCCTTGTTCTCACTCTCGCGGGAGTCTTTATCCATGGCGCGGGCAGAATAGTCGCGAGCCGCAAACGGAAAGGAGCAAAGTGAAATGAAGAGAGAAATCATTTATAAGAAGTTCGAGCGGTTCTGGCATTGGACTCAGGCGGCGCTGATAATTTTTCTCGGAGTTACCGGATTTGAAATACACGGATCGATACATTTCTTCGGCTACGACCAGGCTGTCAGGTATCACGACGTAGCGGCCTGGAGTCTGGTAATCCTGATCGCGTTCGCGATCTTCTGGCACTTCACCACGGGAGAATGGAGACAATATCTTCCAACATGGAAGAACATGAGGGCACAGGCGGAGTACTACATTTTCGGAATCTTCCGGAACGCGCCTCATCCGACGAAAAAAACGGTCCTTAGCAAACTCAATCCCCTGCAGAAACTCATCTACGCCGGATTGAAGGTCCTGGTAATCCCCGTTATGGTTCTCACGGGATTGCTTTATATGTTCTACCGTTATCCTCAAAAGTATGAAGTTCTGAGCCTGAACATCAGTGGGCTTCGGACAATCGCTATCCTTCACACAATCGGCGCGTTCCTGCTCGTCGCATTCTTCATTGCTCACCTGTACCTGATCACTACCGGTCAGACTGTAACGTCGAACCTCAAAGCAATGATCACCGGTTATGAGGATATCCCTGCAGCGGACGAGCAGGAAACGCATTCTGCAAAATCGATGGCTTCAAATGTTGGCGAGGTGACAAGATGAACACAAAATATATGAATCCGTATTTGGCCGGTTTCTTTCTCGGCCTCGTGCTTCTTGCGACAATTTTCGTAACGGGACGCGGACTGGGTGCAAGTGGGGCGATCAAAGATATAGTCGTCGCTGCATCAGATGCCGTGGCTCCACACCATACGGAGTCAAATTCTTTTTTCGGTACTTACGTCGGACCGGGCAAAGACAATCCATTAAAGTCGTGGCTCGTGTTTGAAGTGGTCGGAGTTGTAATCGGAGGCTTCATTTCAGGGCTAATTTCCAACAGGCTGAAATTCGTAACCGAATCCGGTCCGAAAGTCAGAGCCGGTATCAGATGGGTGTTTGCGGCGATCGGTGGCGCGTTGTTCGGCTTCGGCGCCCAGTTCGCACGAGGATGCACCAGTGGAGCCGCATTGAGCGGAATGGCAGTACTCTCAACGGCGGGATTCGTAACCATGATGGCAATATTCGGGACGGGATACGCGGTTGCGTACCTCGGACGAAAATTGTGGATACAGAAAGGATAAGGTGAAACTATGGGACCATTTGTGCCTGACCTGATTTCAGATCAGTTGAACCTCGTAGTCGCGCTCATTCTCGGATTAGCATTCGGCTTTGTCCTCGAACAGGCCGGATTTTCTTCGTCGCGCCGGCTCGCAGGCGTATTCTACGGGTACGACTTTACCGTGCTGCGTGTGTTTTTCACCGCTGCGGTAACCGCGATGAGCGGCGTTTTATTGTTGGGTTACTTCGGTTTGTTGGACACGGATGCGATCTATGTAAATCCAACCTGGCTCCTCCCCGCCATCGTCGGCGGCGCGATCATGGGCGTCGGATTCATACTCGGCGGCTATTGCCCGGGTACGAGCGTTTGCGCGGCAGCAATCGGGAAGATCGATGGGATGTTCTTCGTAGGCGGAGGACTCATCGGCGTGTTTGCGTTCGGCGAACTATTCCCGCTTTACAGTAACTTCTTCGGCTCCACATCGATGGGACCGGTAAAGGTGTTCGATTCACTTGGCATATCTCAGGGGCTTTTTGCTCTCATCCTTATCGTTGTCGCAGTGGGGGCATTCACGGTAACCACTCTGATTGAAAGACGCGTCGACAAGAAATCTGCGCCGTCTCTTCAATTCAAACCAGTGAATCATTTCGCGGCCGGCATCGTCGTGATTGCACTCGGGATCCTCTTCCTCTCTCTCCCCGATCGAAAGGTGCACCTTGTAGATAAAGTGTCTGCGCCGGCTTATGTCGCAGGTCATTCAGTAAATGAAATGGAAGTCGACGAACTCGCTTTTCGCATTGTGGACCTTGAACCGAACATCAGGGTCATCGACGTCCGTTCTCCCGGCGAGTACACAAAGATATCACTGCCGGGTTCAAACAACATCCAGCTCAACGACCTCTTCAGCAAGGACTGGGCTGCAAGTTTTTCGCAGCGGCACGTGAAGAAAGTAATCGTCGGCGAAAACGACTCTCAGGAGCGAACCGCATACTTCCTCCTCGGTGAGCTCGGCTACGAAAATCTGGCTGTACTGAAGGGCGGATTTGACGCGTTTGACAAGATTATTTTGAATCCGTCGGGCTTCGTGCCGACTGGAACGAGATGGGACGCGGATGTCATTCACTTCCGGCAGAATGCCCGGGCAGAAATCCTGAAGATGATCGAGAGCAATAAGAACAAAGCGCCCAAAGAAATCAAGAAGAGGAAGATTCAGGGCGGCTGTTGAATTTTACGGGGCGGATGACGCCCGCCCCTTTCTTTTTACTTTTTGATTACACCCAGCGGAAGTGATGTCTTGCCGTAGATTTCATTGATCACCTGCGCAATCCCGGTGTAGATTGCCGAAGCTCCGCAAATTATCCCTTCATAACCGGCAAACGTGCCGATCGATTGACTACCCATTCCTTCAGCGGCCGCGAGCAGGAAGAAGAGAATCGTCAGCGTGGCGAACACAAATTGCAGCGCACGCGATAGCCTGAGCGTCCCAAAGAACATAAGCAGAGTGAATATTCCCCACATCGCCAGATAAAACGTCATTCCACCACCGGACGTCGCGCCGATCCAGCCGGTCTTCGGAAGCACTATGAGAGTCACCAATGTCAGCCAGAAAAACCCGTATGAAGAGAACGCCACAAAGCCGAACGTGTTGTTCTTCTTCCATTCCATGATCCCGGCGACGACCTGCGCAAGTCCTCCGTAAAAAATCCCCATCGCAAGTATCATTGAATTCATCTCGAAGAAGCCGGCATTGTGCAAATTGAGAAGCACTGTTGTCATGCCGAACGCAAGCAGCCCAAGAGGCGCCGGGTTTCCAGATGCGTCCTTTATTTCAATATGAGTTGTCTCGCTCATCTTTTCTCCCAATTGTTTTAGTTAGTGGTTGATATGCGTGTCAAGCACAAGTACATCCAGGACATCTTTTTGAGTGCACGAATGGAACAGAAGTGCCATTCCGTTTCAATCTATTGTGGGCCGCTATTTTTTCTTCTCATGAGCTCTGGAAAATTAGATGTCCGTAATTTGTGCGTCCTCGACGTCAGTATAACCGGCACGGAATATCTCTGCAACTGTTATTTCGAGAGTGTCGCAGCTGATTCTTATTGGCAATTGCAAAAAACCAATATTTTCGCGCGCAATTCAGAATCGTCATTTATCTTCTCGACATAGGCTCTCGCAAGATTCTCCGATCGATTCCGGAACCAAGGCATGGCTTACCCCCGATTAGACATAAGATTGCGCATGCAGGTCATCCACTTCGCATTTGATCAATGTCCGGAACTCGGCACTCTCAATCTTGTCTTGAGAATTTTTGTAATAATCTGATTATATTATTCCATCGTCAGGCAGGGACTCTTAGATTAAGATTAAGTATTAGGACGCCAAAGATGTAGCGGATTGTATTTCCCGAAGAGGGATTCTTCCTGATAGTATGACAAATGAATATAGAAAGTGTGGACACGAGGGGGCGTCCACGCAATCGATCCTCTCATCAAAAGCCGGAGAAAAGATGAAGACCATTTTACTTCTGGCGGCAGCGATCCTAATGCCGGTGATATCCATTTCCTGTTCCTCAAGTTCATTTGTAGACTTGGAATCACTCAAGACCGAACTAGGCGTAAAGGATTTCCCGGAGCAGAAGGATTATCCCGATGCGGATGCGCTCGTTCTCTCCGAAGTCCACAACGTCCTGGTGTACATCGACAACGACTACAAGGTCAGGACAGTTGAGTCGGTGACCAGGGTTGTCAAGCTCTTTAGAAATATCGAGGACAACGCCTCCGTGGAAATATGGAGCGGTCCCAATGACAAACTGACCAATCTCTCCGCCAGGACGATTAAACCTGATGGGTCAATTATCGAGGTGAAAGATGAGGATTTTCATACAATCACCGGAAACGGCAGCGATTATGTTTTCTACTCAGACCGGAAGAAGACAAGGTTTACCTTTCCGGGAATAGAAAAGAACTGCATAGTCGAATATCACTACGATATGAGGGAAGCTTACCCGTTCATTCAGGACCAGTGGGATATTCAGGAGGAAGATCTACCGAAGTTAAGGGCTGATTATACTCTTACGGTGCCCGTCTTGTTGATGGCACCTGAATCGCAAGGCGGTGCCGGATGGTCATGGCGCTACATGGTGTACAACTGCGACCTCGGAAAGCCAGTTGTCAAACAGCAGCAATTTGCGTCGGAGTCGGCTTCAATAGACCGTAACGTCACGTTTGATTGGGTTCAAACGAACATCCCCGCTTTCAAACCTGACCCGAGGATGCCGTCCTATGATAAGTACGTCCGCTACGTGAGGTTTGCACCCTCTGATTGGAAAACGTGGAACGACATTTCAGATTGGTATTACAAGCAGTTCTTCCAGCCCCATTTGATAATGACCGACGAAATCTCAGCGAAGGCAAAGGAGATTACCAGCGGGTCTACTGACGAACTTGACAAAATCGAGAAGACTTATGAGTTCGTGCAGAAACTCACATACATCGCGATTGAAATCGGGAAAGGCGGTTACGCCCCTTCCGAACCACAGAAAGTTTTGGAAAGAAAGTATGGCGACTGTAAAGATAAATCCATCCTTCTTCTGAGTCTCTTGAAAAGTTTGGGCATAAAGGCAAAGCCAGTCCTGGTCTTGACGAGTGATGAAGGAGTTGTCCACGCTGACTTCCCATCGTGGGAATTCAACCACATGATCGTAAAAGTTTTCACACAATCGGGCAAGAGCTATTGGCTTGATCCAACTGTGGATCATTGTCCGGTAGGAGAAATCCCCTCAGGGGACGAAGGAGTCAACGCGCTTGTCATGAATGACGATGCGACTTCCACTATCGAGACCATTCCGTCAAGCAGGTACACCGACAATGTCGAAAACATAGACTTGAAAGTAAAAATAGCCGGAACGAACGAGACAGATTTCGATATTACAATGACATTCAAAGGACAGAGTAATTTCGAAACGCGATCCTTCTTCTATGAAAAGACGCATGACGAAATGATAAAATTCTGCAAGTCACTCGTCGCGAACGAATACCTGAACGCGTCTGTAGAAGATTATTCCTTTTCAGACCTGGATTCACTCAACAACG
Encoded proteins:
- a CDS encoding tetrathionate reductase family octaheme c-type cytochrome, translated to MKKIFLPLFVILVFAGIIVTALHKNSTDVPPLTVLKDRYSLKVSPSVDHSLYQELRKKFRRPQEVTAACIKCHNGRADEVMRSTHWNWERIEYIEGKGIRALGKKNVLNNFCIGISGNQQSCDRCHIGYGYADNTFNFKDSLNVDCLACHDNSGTYSKGISAAGMPDTSVNLTYVAEHVGKPTRTNCGTCHFFGGGGNNVKHGDLEESMFDPDRDVDVHMATDGVDMQCVDCHTAQKHQMLGKMYSVSSMNRNRVQCETCHTSMPHTDDVLNEHTLKVACQTCHIPVFAKVNPTKLYWDWSTAGKLENGQPFELKDSSGTDIYMSIKGSFKWGKMVKPDYVWFNGTASHYLLGDTFDPSKPVEINKLYGSYDDPDSKIYPVKIHRSNQIYDTGFDYLIQPKTFSAKKGDGGYWGDFNWQRAAEEGMKQVNLPYSGRYGFVQTEMYWPVNHMVSPKEQAVQCSECHTRDNGRLANLSGFYIPGRDYNPWVEGLGGGLLVLTLAGVFIHGAGRIVASRKRKGAK
- a CDS encoding cytochrome b/b6 domain-containing protein, which gives rise to MKREIIYKKFERFWHWTQAALIIFLGVTGFEIHGSIHFFGYDQAVRYHDVAAWSLVILIAFAIFWHFTTGEWRQYLPTWKNMRAQAEYYIFGIFRNAPHPTKKTVLSKLNPLQKLIYAGLKVLVIPVMVLTGLLYMFYRYPQKYEVLSLNISGLRTIAILHTIGAFLLVAFFIAHLYLITTGQTVTSNLKAMITGYEDIPAADEQETHSAKSMASNVGEVTR
- a CDS encoding YeeE/YedE thiosulfate transporter family protein translates to MNTKYMNPYLAGFFLGLVLLATIFVTGRGLGASGAIKDIVVAASDAVAPHHTESNSFFGTYVGPGKDNPLKSWLVFEVVGVVIGGFISGLISNRLKFVTESGPKVRAGIRWVFAAIGGALFGFGAQFARGCTSGAALSGMAVLSTAGFVTMMAIFGTGYAVAYLGRKLWIQKG
- a CDS encoding YeeE/YedE thiosulfate transporter family protein, which translates into the protein MGPFVPDLISDQLNLVVALILGLAFGFVLEQAGFSSSRRLAGVFYGYDFTVLRVFFTAAVTAMSGVLLLGYFGLLDTDAIYVNPTWLLPAIVGGAIMGVGFILGGYCPGTSVCAAAIGKIDGMFFVGGGLIGVFAFGELFPLYSNFFGSTSMGPVKVFDSLGISQGLFALILIVVAVGAFTVTTLIERRVDKKSAPSLQFKPVNHFAAGIVVIALGILFLSLPDRKVHLVDKVSAPAYVAGHSVNEMEVDELAFRIVDLEPNIRVIDVRSPGEYTKISLPGSNNIQLNDLFSKDWAASFSQRHVKKVIVGENDSQERTAYFLLGELGYENLAVLKGGFDAFDKIILNPSGFVPTGTRWDADVIHFRQNARAEILKMIESNKNKAPKEIKKRKIQGGC
- a CDS encoding acetate uptake transporter; translated protein: MSETTHIEIKDASGNPAPLGLLAFGMTTVLLNLHNAGFFEMNSMILAMGIFYGGLAQVVAGIMEWKKNNTFGFVAFSSYGFFWLTLVTLIVLPKTGWIGATSGGGMTFYLAMWGIFTLLMFFGTLRLSRALQFVFATLTILFFLLAAAEGMGSQSIGTFAGYEGIICGASAIYTGIAQVINEIYGKTSLPLGVIKK
- a CDS encoding DUF3857 domain-containing protein, whose translation is MKTILLLAAAILMPVISISCSSSSFVDLESLKTELGVKDFPEQKDYPDADALVLSEVHNVLVYIDNDYKVRTVESVTRVVKLFRNIEDNASVEIWSGPNDKLTNLSARTIKPDGSIIEVKDEDFHTITGNGSDYVFYSDRKKTRFTFPGIEKNCIVEYHYDMREAYPFIQDQWDIQEEDLPKLRADYTLTVPVLLMAPESQGGAGWSWRYMVYNCDLGKPVVKQQQFASESASIDRNVTFDWVQTNIPAFKPDPRMPSYDKYVRYVRFAPSDWKTWNDISDWYYKQFFQPHLIMTDEISAKAKEITSGSTDELDKIEKTYEFVQKLTYIAIEIGKGGYAPSEPQKVLERKYGDCKDKSILLLSLLKSLGIKAKPVLVLTSDEGVVHADFPSWEFNHMIVKVFTQSGKSYWLDPTVDHCPVGEIPSGDEGVNALVMNDDATSTIETIPSSRYTDNVENIDLKVKIAGTNETDFDITMTFKGQSNFETRSFFYEKTHDEMIKFCKSLVANEYLNASVEDYSFSDLDSLNNDLVFNFKLKVPNALEKQGDMIFLNTDPFTLRGDWSWLSRDKRTYDIEFNYPYTINKTIEIDIPRNQYKIMNMPKYAYLTSDGLYYMKNYEDAGDGHIKILETFSVKSRDIPAGSYTKMKSLIETMRTKASEKIVLTANQ